One Eleginops maclovinus isolate JMC-PN-2008 ecotype Puerto Natales chromosome 22, JC_Emac_rtc_rv5, whole genome shotgun sequence DNA segment encodes these proteins:
- the zmiz1a gene encoding zinc finger MIZ domain-containing protein 1a isoform X4 translates to MLILITLPHLKMCNLNPTETSTCRRCQSDSALLSSWCEELGRLLLLRHQKSRQNEPQGKVPMQPSMNSMKPGLTHSDGSFPYDSVPWQQNTNQPPGSLSVVTTVWGVTNTSQSQVLGNPMNNSNNHMNPGGNPMGSGMSASSGGMNSPQFNTQQQQFPNKGGSNQQYMQQGMYGRPGYPGGPGGYSGSYSGGPNPPQGGMGMTSHSRTSGDFAQPAAAAAAAAVAAAAATATATATATVAALQETQNKDMNQYGQMCSSFQMGPAQSYNSQFMNQPGPRGPPGGMNPASMGSPMNNPNMSGPPMGMNQARTPGMVPFGAHGQRMPQQGYPGGPRQGMPMQGMKRPYPGEASYGGQQYGPNGQFPPQQGQYPPSNASRPLPSPNYPGQRMPGQQGQGQYPPGMPMGQYYKQEPFNGQSNSFSGGGYSYGQGNGPPRPGNYPHSPVPGNPTPPMTPGSSIPPYLSPNQDVKPPFPPDMKPNMTALPPPPNHPNEELRLTFPVRDGVVLEPFRLEHNLAVSNHVFHLRPSVHQTLMWRSDLELQFKCYHHEDRQMNTNWPASVQVSVNATPLTIERGDNKTSHKPLHLKHVCQPGRNTIQITVTACCCSHLFVLQLVHRPSVRSVLQGLLKKRLLPAEHCITKVKRNFSSVAASAGSTTLNGEDGVEQTAIKVSLKCPITFRRIQLPARGHDCKHVQCFDLESYLQLNCERGTWRCPVCNKTALLEGLEVDQYMWGVLNAIQNSEFEEVTIDPTCSWRPVPIKSELHIKEDPDGPLAKRFKTMSPSQMTMPNVMEMIAQLGPGSGPGPVLGPSPYPPHPSQHPSGNGGDYPGAGHTYHSQGSFDFPHGNPSGVGGGGGPPMSDFIHGPQLSHPPDGPGGLLSQDKPLNHGMNDAMSHTDQSHNSMQQSLHASPHPGSQSGPPLHHSGQSGPSLHHSGQSGQPLHHSGQPSQPPRLPQTQPQPHPQQHPQQPGPNSHPHSDLNFNPSSDGQDMPEPSLDLLPELANPDELLSYLDPPDLPSNSNDDLLSLFENN, encoded by the exons ATGCTGATTCTTATAACTCTGccccatttaaaaatgtgtaatttgaaCCCCACAGAAACCAGCACCTGCAGGAGATGTCAGAGTGACTCAG CCCTGCTGTCGTCGTGGTGCGAGGAGCTGGGTCGCCTCCTCCTGCTGCGTCACCAGAAGAGCAGGCAGAACGAACCGCAGGGGAAAGTCCCCATGCAGCCCAGCATGAACAGCATGAAGCCCGGCCTCACACACAG TGATGGATCCTTTCCCTATGACTCTGTCCCCTGGCAACAAAACACCAACCAGCCCCCTGGGTCATTGTCTGTGGTTACAACAGTTTGGGGCGTCACCAACACGTCACAGAGTCAG GTGCTAGGTAACCCAATGAATAACAGCAATAACCACATGAACCCCGGAGGTAACCCTATGGGATCGGGTATGTCTGCCAGTTCAGGGGGGATGAACTCCCCCCAGTTTAACACTCAGCAGCAACAGTTTCCCAACAAAGGAGGCTCCAACCAACAGTACATGCAGCAGGGCATGTATGGCAGGCCTGGCTACCCTGGAGGTCCTGGGGGATACAGCGGAAG ttaCTCTGGAGGTCCAAACCCTCCCCAAGGAGGTATGGGAATGACCTCCCACTCACGTACATCTGGTGACTTCGCTCAGCCGGCCGCcgcagctgcagctgctgctgtcgctgctgctgctgctacggCAACGGCCACAGCAACAGCCACCGTGGCAGCTCTGCAGGAAACCCAGAATAAAGATATGAACCAGTATGGACAG ATGTGTTCTTCGTTCCAAATGGGCCCCGCACAGTCCTACAACAGCCAGTTCATGAACCAGCCAGGCCCACGAGGCCCTCCTGGAGGTATGAATCCTGCCAGCATGGGATCACCCATGAACAACCCTAATATGAGCGGGCCTCCCATGGGCATGAACCAGGCTCGAACCCCAGGCATGGTGCCCTTTGGAGCTCACGGCCAAAGGATGCCTCAGCAAGGGTATCCCGGAGGACCTCGACAGGGCATGCCGATGCAGGGGATGAAGAGGCCGTATCCTGGAGAG GCGAGTTACGGCGGTCAGCAGTACGGGCCAAATGGTCAGTTCCCGCCCCAGCAAGGGCAGTACCCGCCATCAAACGCCTCCAGGCCGCTGCCATCGCCAAATTACCCTGGCCAGAGGATGCCAGGGCAGCAGGGCCAGGGACAGTACCCGCCTGGCATGCCCATGGGACAGTACTACAAG CAAGAGCCCTTCAACGGTCAGAGCAACAGCTTCTCTGGAGGTGGTTACTCCTATGGCCAAGGCAATGGG CCCCCTAGACCTGGCAACTACCCCCACTCCCCGGTCCCTGGAAACCCCACACCCCCTATGACCCCAGGAAGTAGTATCCCTCCCTATCTGTCACCAAACCAGGATGTGAAGCCCCCGTTTCCACCAGACATGAAACCAAATATGACAGCACTTCCGCCCCCTCCAA ATCACCCAAATGAGGAGCTGCGGCTGACGTTCCCGGTCAGAGATGGAGTCGTGCTGGAGCCGTTCCGCTTGGAGCACAACCTGGCCGTCAGTAACCACGTCTTCCACCTCCGGCCCTCGGTCCACCAGACCCTCATGTGGAG GTCGGACCTTGAGCTCCAGTTCAAGTGCTACCACCATGAAGACAGGCAGATGAACACAAACTGGCCCGCCTCCGTCCAGGTCAGCGTCAACGCCACGCCGCTCACCATCGAGAGGGGAGACAACAAAACCTCCCACAAACCCCTGCACCTAAAGCATGTTTGCCAACCTGGACGAAACACCATCCAGATAACAGTCACggcctgctgctgt TCCCACctgtttgtgctgcagctgGTCCACAGGCCATCTGTGCGATCCGTCCTCCAGGGGCTCCTGAAGAAAAGACTCCTTCCTGCAGAACACTGCATCACCAAGG ttaagAGGAACTTCAGCAGCGTGGCCGCCTCGGCAGGCAGCACCACTCTTAACGGGGAAGACGGCGTGGAGCAGACGGCCATTAAAGTGTCGCTGAAATGTCCCATTACCTTCCGACGCATCCAACTACCCGCACGGGGGCACGACTGCAAACATGTCCAG TGCTTTGACCTGGAGTCCTACTTGCAGCTCAACTGTGAGAGGGGGACATGGAGGTGTCCTGTGTGCAA TAAAACAGCATTATTAGAAGGTCTGGAGGTGGACCAGTACATGTGGGGAGTCCTCAATGCCATCCAAAA TTCAGAGTTTGAGGAGGTGACTATAGACCCTACGTGTAGCTGGCGACCTGTCCCCATAAAGTCCGAGCTACACATCAAAGAGGATCCTGATGGGCCGCTTGCCAAGCGCTTTAAGACCATGAGCCCGAGTCAGATGACCATGCCTAATGTGATGGAGATGATCGCCCAGCTAGGGCCCGGATCTGGACCTGGACCCGTACTCGGTCCCAGCCCGTACCCCCCACACCCCAGTCAACATCCTAGTGGCAACGGGGGTGATTACCCTGGAGCAG GCCACACTTACCACAGCCAAGGGAGCTTTGACTTCCCTCACGGGAACCCCTCTGGtgttggaggtggaggaggtccCCCTATGAGCGACTTCATCCATGGCCCCCAGCTCTCGCACCCCCCAGATGGGCCTGGTGGTCTCCTCTCCCAGGACAAGCCCCTTAACCACGGCATGAATGATGCA ATGTCCCATACCGATCAGTCACATAACTCCATGCAGCAGAGTTTGCATGCATCTCCCCACCCCGGCAGCCAATCAGGGCCGCCCTTACATCACAGTGGCCAATCAGGGCCATCTTTACATCACAGTGGCCAGTCAGGGCAGCCCTTGCATCACAGTGGCCAACCATCGCAGCCGCCTCGCCTGCCGCAGACGCAGCCTCAGCCTCATCCTCAGCAGCATCCTCAGCAGCCCGGGCCCAACAGTCACCCCCACAGCGATCTGAACTTTAACCCCTCCTCAGACGGGCAGGATATGCCTGAACCCTCTCTGGAT CTGCTTCCGGAGCTGGCCAACCCAGACGAGTTACTATCATACCTAGACCCTCCGGATCTTCCCTCCAACAGCAAcgacgaccttctctcccttttCGAGAACAACTAA
- the zmiz1a gene encoding zinc finger MIZ domain-containing protein 1a isoform X3 codes for MLILITLPHLKMCNLNPTETSTCRRCQSDSALLSSWCEELGRLLLLRHQKSRQNEPQGKVPMQPSMNSMKPGLTHSDGSFPYDSVPWQQNTNQPPGSLSVVTTVWGVTNTSQSQVLGNPMNNSNNHMNPGGNPMGSGMSASSGGMNSPQFNTQQQQFPNKGGSNQQYMQQGMYGRPGYPGGPGGYSGSYSGGPNPPQGGMGMTSHSRTSGDFAQPAAAAAAAAVAAAAATATATATATVAALQETQNKDMNQYGQMCSSFQMGPAQSYNSQFMNQPGPRGPPGGMNPASMGSPMNNPNMSGPPMGMNQARTPGMVPFGAHGQRMPQQGYPGGPRQGMPMQGMKRPYPGEASYGGQQYGPNGQFPPQQGQYPPSNASRPLPSPNYPGQRMPGQQGQGQYPPGMPMGQYYKQEPFNGQSNSFSGGGYSYGQGNGPPRPGNYPHSPVPGNPTPPMTPGSSIPPYLSPNQDVKPPFPPDMKPNMTALPPPPSEYPSSPETDHPNEELRLTFPVRDGVVLEPFRLEHNLAVSNHVFHLRPSVHQTLMWRSDLELQFKCYHHEDRQMNTNWPASVQVSVNATPLTIERGDNKTSHKPLHLKHVCQPGRNTIQITVTACCCSHLFVLQLVHRPSVRSVLQGLLKKRLLPAEHCITKVKRNFSSVAASAGSTTLNGEDGVEQTAIKVSLKCPITFRRIQLPARGHDCKHVQCFDLESYLQLNCERGTWRCPVCNKTALLEGLEVDQYMWGVLNAIQNSEFEEVTIDPTCSWRPVPIKSELHIKEDPDGPLAKRFKTMSPSQMTMPNVMEMIAQLGPGSGPGPVLGPSPYPPHPSQHPSGNGGDYPGAGHTYHSQGSFDFPHGNPSGVGGGGGPPMSDFIHGPQLSHPPDGPGGLLSQDKPLNHGMNDAMSHTDQSHNSMQQSLHASPHPGSQSGPPLHHSGQSGPSLHHSGQSGQPLHHSGQPSQPPRLPQTQPQPHPQQHPQQPGPNSHPHSDLNFNPSSDGQDMPEPSLDLLPELANPDELLSYLDPPDLPSNSNDDLLSLFENN; via the exons ATGCTGATTCTTATAACTCTGccccatttaaaaatgtgtaatttgaaCCCCACAGAAACCAGCACCTGCAGGAGATGTCAGAGTGACTCAG CCCTGCTGTCGTCGTGGTGCGAGGAGCTGGGTCGCCTCCTCCTGCTGCGTCACCAGAAGAGCAGGCAGAACGAACCGCAGGGGAAAGTCCCCATGCAGCCCAGCATGAACAGCATGAAGCCCGGCCTCACACACAG TGATGGATCCTTTCCCTATGACTCTGTCCCCTGGCAACAAAACACCAACCAGCCCCCTGGGTCATTGTCTGTGGTTACAACAGTTTGGGGCGTCACCAACACGTCACAGAGTCAG GTGCTAGGTAACCCAATGAATAACAGCAATAACCACATGAACCCCGGAGGTAACCCTATGGGATCGGGTATGTCTGCCAGTTCAGGGGGGATGAACTCCCCCCAGTTTAACACTCAGCAGCAACAGTTTCCCAACAAAGGAGGCTCCAACCAACAGTACATGCAGCAGGGCATGTATGGCAGGCCTGGCTACCCTGGAGGTCCTGGGGGATACAGCGGAAG ttaCTCTGGAGGTCCAAACCCTCCCCAAGGAGGTATGGGAATGACCTCCCACTCACGTACATCTGGTGACTTCGCTCAGCCGGCCGCcgcagctgcagctgctgctgtcgctgctgctgctgctacggCAACGGCCACAGCAACAGCCACCGTGGCAGCTCTGCAGGAAACCCAGAATAAAGATATGAACCAGTATGGACAG ATGTGTTCTTCGTTCCAAATGGGCCCCGCACAGTCCTACAACAGCCAGTTCATGAACCAGCCAGGCCCACGAGGCCCTCCTGGAGGTATGAATCCTGCCAGCATGGGATCACCCATGAACAACCCTAATATGAGCGGGCCTCCCATGGGCATGAACCAGGCTCGAACCCCAGGCATGGTGCCCTTTGGAGCTCACGGCCAAAGGATGCCTCAGCAAGGGTATCCCGGAGGACCTCGACAGGGCATGCCGATGCAGGGGATGAAGAGGCCGTATCCTGGAGAG GCGAGTTACGGCGGTCAGCAGTACGGGCCAAATGGTCAGTTCCCGCCCCAGCAAGGGCAGTACCCGCCATCAAACGCCTCCAGGCCGCTGCCATCGCCAAATTACCCTGGCCAGAGGATGCCAGGGCAGCAGGGCCAGGGACAGTACCCGCCTGGCATGCCCATGGGACAGTACTACAAG CAAGAGCCCTTCAACGGTCAGAGCAACAGCTTCTCTGGAGGTGGTTACTCCTATGGCCAAGGCAATGGG CCCCCTAGACCTGGCAACTACCCCCACTCCCCGGTCCCTGGAAACCCCACACCCCCTATGACCCCAGGAAGTAGTATCCCTCCCTATCTGTCACCAAACCAGGATGTGAAGCCCCCGTTTCCACCAGACATGAAACCAAATATGACAGCACTTCCGCCCCCTCCAAGTGAGTATCCCAGCAGTCCTGAAACAG ATCACCCAAATGAGGAGCTGCGGCTGACGTTCCCGGTCAGAGATGGAGTCGTGCTGGAGCCGTTCCGCTTGGAGCACAACCTGGCCGTCAGTAACCACGTCTTCCACCTCCGGCCCTCGGTCCACCAGACCCTCATGTGGAG GTCGGACCTTGAGCTCCAGTTCAAGTGCTACCACCATGAAGACAGGCAGATGAACACAAACTGGCCCGCCTCCGTCCAGGTCAGCGTCAACGCCACGCCGCTCACCATCGAGAGGGGAGACAACAAAACCTCCCACAAACCCCTGCACCTAAAGCATGTTTGCCAACCTGGACGAAACACCATCCAGATAACAGTCACggcctgctgctgt TCCCACctgtttgtgctgcagctgGTCCACAGGCCATCTGTGCGATCCGTCCTCCAGGGGCTCCTGAAGAAAAGACTCCTTCCTGCAGAACACTGCATCACCAAGG ttaagAGGAACTTCAGCAGCGTGGCCGCCTCGGCAGGCAGCACCACTCTTAACGGGGAAGACGGCGTGGAGCAGACGGCCATTAAAGTGTCGCTGAAATGTCCCATTACCTTCCGACGCATCCAACTACCCGCACGGGGGCACGACTGCAAACATGTCCAG TGCTTTGACCTGGAGTCCTACTTGCAGCTCAACTGTGAGAGGGGGACATGGAGGTGTCCTGTGTGCAA TAAAACAGCATTATTAGAAGGTCTGGAGGTGGACCAGTACATGTGGGGAGTCCTCAATGCCATCCAAAA TTCAGAGTTTGAGGAGGTGACTATAGACCCTACGTGTAGCTGGCGACCTGTCCCCATAAAGTCCGAGCTACACATCAAAGAGGATCCTGATGGGCCGCTTGCCAAGCGCTTTAAGACCATGAGCCCGAGTCAGATGACCATGCCTAATGTGATGGAGATGATCGCCCAGCTAGGGCCCGGATCTGGACCTGGACCCGTACTCGGTCCCAGCCCGTACCCCCCACACCCCAGTCAACATCCTAGTGGCAACGGGGGTGATTACCCTGGAGCAG GCCACACTTACCACAGCCAAGGGAGCTTTGACTTCCCTCACGGGAACCCCTCTGGtgttggaggtggaggaggtccCCCTATGAGCGACTTCATCCATGGCCCCCAGCTCTCGCACCCCCCAGATGGGCCTGGTGGTCTCCTCTCCCAGGACAAGCCCCTTAACCACGGCATGAATGATGCA ATGTCCCATACCGATCAGTCACATAACTCCATGCAGCAGAGTTTGCATGCATCTCCCCACCCCGGCAGCCAATCAGGGCCGCCCTTACATCACAGTGGCCAATCAGGGCCATCTTTACATCACAGTGGCCAGTCAGGGCAGCCCTTGCATCACAGTGGCCAACCATCGCAGCCGCCTCGCCTGCCGCAGACGCAGCCTCAGCCTCATCCTCAGCAGCATCCTCAGCAGCCCGGGCCCAACAGTCACCCCCACAGCGATCTGAACTTTAACCCCTCCTCAGACGGGCAGGATATGCCTGAACCCTCTCTGGAT CTGCTTCCGGAGCTGGCCAACCCAGACGAGTTACTATCATACCTAGACCCTCCGGATCTTCCCTCCAACAGCAAcgacgaccttctctcccttttCGAGAACAACTAA
- the zmiz1a gene encoding zinc finger MIZ domain-containing protein 1a isoform X2, giving the protein MNTLPSMDRHIQQTNDRLLCIKQHLQNPANFHSAATELLDWCGDPRAFQRPFEQSLMGCLTVVSRVAAQQGYDLDLGYRLLAVCAANRDKFTPKSAALLSSWCEELGRLLLLRHQKSRQNEPQGKVPMQPSMNSMKPGLTHSDGSFPYDSVPWQQNTNQPPGSLSVVTTVWGVTNTSQSQVLGNPMNNSNNHMNPGGNPMGSGMSASSGGMNSPQFNTQQQQFPNKGGSNQQYMQQGMYGRPGYPGGPGGYSGSYSGGPNPPQGGMGMTSHSRTSGDFAQPAAAAAAAAVAAAAATATATATATVAALQETQNKDMNQYGQMCSSFQMGPAQSYNSQFMNQPGPRGPPGGMNPASMGSPMNNPNMSGPPMGMNQARTPGMVPFGAHGQRMPQQGYPGGPRQGMPMQGMKRPYPGEASYGGQQYGPNGQFPPQQGQYPPSNASRPLPSPNYPGQRMPGQQGQGQYPPGMPMGQYYKQEPFNGQSNSFSGGGYSYGQGNGPPRPGNYPHSPVPGNPTPPMTPGSSIPPYLSPNQDVKPPFPPDMKPNMTALPPPPNHPNEELRLTFPVRDGVVLEPFRLEHNLAVSNHVFHLRPSVHQTLMWRSDLELQFKCYHHEDRQMNTNWPASVQVSVNATPLTIERGDNKTSHKPLHLKHVCQPGRNTIQITVTACCCSHLFVLQLVHRPSVRSVLQGLLKKRLLPAEHCITKVKRNFSSVAASAGSTTLNGEDGVEQTAIKVSLKCPITFRRIQLPARGHDCKHVQCFDLESYLQLNCERGTWRCPVCNKTALLEGLEVDQYMWGVLNAIQNSEFEEVTIDPTCSWRPVPIKSELHIKEDPDGPLAKRFKTMSPSQMTMPNVMEMIAQLGPGSGPGPVLGPSPYPPHPSQHPSGNGGDYPGAGHTYHSQGSFDFPHGNPSGVGGGGGPPMSDFIHGPQLSHPPDGPGGLLSQDKPLNHGMNDAMSHTDQSHNSMQQSLHASPHPGSQSGPPLHHSGQSGPSLHHSGQSGQPLHHSGQPSQPPRLPQTQPQPHPQQHPQQPGPNSHPHSDLNFNPSSDGQDMPEPSLDLLPELANPDELLSYLDPPDLPSNSNDDLLSLFENN; this is encoded by the exons CCCTGCTGTCGTCGTGGTGCGAGGAGCTGGGTCGCCTCCTCCTGCTGCGTCACCAGAAGAGCAGGCAGAACGAACCGCAGGGGAAAGTCCCCATGCAGCCCAGCATGAACAGCATGAAGCCCGGCCTCACACACAG TGATGGATCCTTTCCCTATGACTCTGTCCCCTGGCAACAAAACACCAACCAGCCCCCTGGGTCATTGTCTGTGGTTACAACAGTTTGGGGCGTCACCAACACGTCACAGAGTCAG GTGCTAGGTAACCCAATGAATAACAGCAATAACCACATGAACCCCGGAGGTAACCCTATGGGATCGGGTATGTCTGCCAGTTCAGGGGGGATGAACTCCCCCCAGTTTAACACTCAGCAGCAACAGTTTCCCAACAAAGGAGGCTCCAACCAACAGTACATGCAGCAGGGCATGTATGGCAGGCCTGGCTACCCTGGAGGTCCTGGGGGATACAGCGGAAG ttaCTCTGGAGGTCCAAACCCTCCCCAAGGAGGTATGGGAATGACCTCCCACTCACGTACATCTGGTGACTTCGCTCAGCCGGCCGCcgcagctgcagctgctgctgtcgctgctgctgctgctacggCAACGGCCACAGCAACAGCCACCGTGGCAGCTCTGCAGGAAACCCAGAATAAAGATATGAACCAGTATGGACAG ATGTGTTCTTCGTTCCAAATGGGCCCCGCACAGTCCTACAACAGCCAGTTCATGAACCAGCCAGGCCCACGAGGCCCTCCTGGAGGTATGAATCCTGCCAGCATGGGATCACCCATGAACAACCCTAATATGAGCGGGCCTCCCATGGGCATGAACCAGGCTCGAACCCCAGGCATGGTGCCCTTTGGAGCTCACGGCCAAAGGATGCCTCAGCAAGGGTATCCCGGAGGACCTCGACAGGGCATGCCGATGCAGGGGATGAAGAGGCCGTATCCTGGAGAG GCGAGTTACGGCGGTCAGCAGTACGGGCCAAATGGTCAGTTCCCGCCCCAGCAAGGGCAGTACCCGCCATCAAACGCCTCCAGGCCGCTGCCATCGCCAAATTACCCTGGCCAGAGGATGCCAGGGCAGCAGGGCCAGGGACAGTACCCGCCTGGCATGCCCATGGGACAGTACTACAAG CAAGAGCCCTTCAACGGTCAGAGCAACAGCTTCTCTGGAGGTGGTTACTCCTATGGCCAAGGCAATGGG CCCCCTAGACCTGGCAACTACCCCCACTCCCCGGTCCCTGGAAACCCCACACCCCCTATGACCCCAGGAAGTAGTATCCCTCCCTATCTGTCACCAAACCAGGATGTGAAGCCCCCGTTTCCACCAGACATGAAACCAAATATGACAGCACTTCCGCCCCCTCCAA ATCACCCAAATGAGGAGCTGCGGCTGACGTTCCCGGTCAGAGATGGAGTCGTGCTGGAGCCGTTCCGCTTGGAGCACAACCTGGCCGTCAGTAACCACGTCTTCCACCTCCGGCCCTCGGTCCACCAGACCCTCATGTGGAG GTCGGACCTTGAGCTCCAGTTCAAGTGCTACCACCATGAAGACAGGCAGATGAACACAAACTGGCCCGCCTCCGTCCAGGTCAGCGTCAACGCCACGCCGCTCACCATCGAGAGGGGAGACAACAAAACCTCCCACAAACCCCTGCACCTAAAGCATGTTTGCCAACCTGGACGAAACACCATCCAGATAACAGTCACggcctgctgctgt TCCCACctgtttgtgctgcagctgGTCCACAGGCCATCTGTGCGATCCGTCCTCCAGGGGCTCCTGAAGAAAAGACTCCTTCCTGCAGAACACTGCATCACCAAGG ttaagAGGAACTTCAGCAGCGTGGCCGCCTCGGCAGGCAGCACCACTCTTAACGGGGAAGACGGCGTGGAGCAGACGGCCATTAAAGTGTCGCTGAAATGTCCCATTACCTTCCGACGCATCCAACTACCCGCACGGGGGCACGACTGCAAACATGTCCAG TGCTTTGACCTGGAGTCCTACTTGCAGCTCAACTGTGAGAGGGGGACATGGAGGTGTCCTGTGTGCAA TAAAACAGCATTATTAGAAGGTCTGGAGGTGGACCAGTACATGTGGGGAGTCCTCAATGCCATCCAAAA TTCAGAGTTTGAGGAGGTGACTATAGACCCTACGTGTAGCTGGCGACCTGTCCCCATAAAGTCCGAGCTACACATCAAAGAGGATCCTGATGGGCCGCTTGCCAAGCGCTTTAAGACCATGAGCCCGAGTCAGATGACCATGCCTAATGTGATGGAGATGATCGCCCAGCTAGGGCCCGGATCTGGACCTGGACCCGTACTCGGTCCCAGCCCGTACCCCCCACACCCCAGTCAACATCCTAGTGGCAACGGGGGTGATTACCCTGGAGCAG GCCACACTTACCACAGCCAAGGGAGCTTTGACTTCCCTCACGGGAACCCCTCTGGtgttggaggtggaggaggtccCCCTATGAGCGACTTCATCCATGGCCCCCAGCTCTCGCACCCCCCAGATGGGCCTGGTGGTCTCCTCTCCCAGGACAAGCCCCTTAACCACGGCATGAATGATGCA ATGTCCCATACCGATCAGTCACATAACTCCATGCAGCAGAGTTTGCATGCATCTCCCCACCCCGGCAGCCAATCAGGGCCGCCCTTACATCACAGTGGCCAATCAGGGCCATCTTTACATCACAGTGGCCAGTCAGGGCAGCCCTTGCATCACAGTGGCCAACCATCGCAGCCGCCTCGCCTGCCGCAGACGCAGCCTCAGCCTCATCCTCAGCAGCATCCTCAGCAGCCCGGGCCCAACAGTCACCCCCACAGCGATCTGAACTTTAACCCCTCCTCAGACGGGCAGGATATGCCTGAACCCTCTCTGGAT CTGCTTCCGGAGCTGGCCAACCCAGACGAGTTACTATCATACCTAGACCCTCCGGATCTTCCCTCCAACAGCAAcgacgaccttctctcccttttCGAGAACAACTAA